tactaattgattatttttaataaaattttgggtaaaaataatcatcaatttacatgaaaaaaaaagtatttaattaaatactgcatgtttttagtaaataataattaaaattacttatttataataaaattctaaGCATACATTTGGTAAAAATCCTAATTATTgacattataatttattaattacatttaacattaattattaaatttcattgaatgCTTCAActtatttaatcaattactctttaaattaattgatattaattatgaattacaGTTTCCTCAATTTTTAtggagttttaaataaacaatttaaaaattgtttatttatttataacttttgaaaatatttaaaaaagttatgatcctgaagttagcagacagttacaaatttttggattttttttcaacagataaattacgaaaaaaaaaaaaaaaatatacacatgtagaaaatttaataaactataggtgcaatttttcaaaatattttttttttatagttaatcgtttttaaaaaaattcaaaaactgtcagacgtctgcttatttcagtatcataaaaagttcagtgaataattaaagaaaacaaattgtcaataattcggatttttatttcagtaaataaaaaattttttaattaaaaataaaaaaaaaaattattccggATTTAGTCTTTGAtactgaatttaaataaaatttctaaggaaattattcatttgataaataaaataatttaaatatttgaaaagaaaaaaaaatcccgcGTTTTTCAATGTCGTTAAAGTaggaaatataaattacagtGTCCTGCTATAttgacatttaaataacaaaattgttACCGCGTACTAAGATAGAGAGCACTCGACTCGttttaatttactgtaaatGAAAAGAGCAAAAATTGAATTGCTACAGTGTGCTACAGTTAGTCAGCTGATTACATTCGTTAAATTTAGTCATTGTTTTTTAGTgcagtgttttatttttaatttaaaaataaaccatcAATAATGTCGAACGTAATTGAATATTCGTCTTGGAGAAGTCCTCTATCAACTCGCTATGCGTCAAAAGAAatgctttttaattttagcgatcaaaataaatttagcaCGTGGCGCCGGCTCTGGACTTACCTCGCGAAAGCACAAAAggttagtttatttttatttattatattattattaattaattaattgatagatttttttctcacctcccGGCGGAAAGtgcaactttcgtcccgctgtgcaaaacgaagttgccactttccgcctccgtcgaggagaaaaatagtatacactcctcgggaagtaaataagaaagcctcagatcacatgtttgttgacctcggcttcgcctcggccaacaattacatgtgatctgagacatttcttactttacttccctaggtgtgtaatatactattaattgAAGTGGCAGTGAAAGCAGCAGAcgacaacaaattttttttttaaatatacgaataaacaaattcattatcaatttggaataaattttaaaaaagcattcaatttttttttttgaatttttcgtataaaactttaacaataattttttttgatggcACTAGAGTCAGCGgacgtctagtaatttttagatttttttttaaaacgataaattataaaaaaaacaatttctttaaattccactagtagtttttttaattctctacatgtgcatattttgaGGGTTTTCTGACGCAACACGTATCTCAAAAACTACTACTTTTCGGGAGGGACGAAAAAACGTTTTATAATAAACTTCggccttttttttaaattatttctacaaATCTATAAacgatatattatattgtttttaaatttgtaaaaagaatttaaaaaaaaaaggcataAGTTCATTATAAAACGTTTTTTTGTCCCTCCTGAAAAGTAGTAGTTTTTGAGATACGGGGTTGCGTCAGAAAACcctcgatttttatttaatttttttttttgaattgatttatttaaaaaaaaatattatcctCAATTtaacatgatcctgaagttagcagacaattgacaattttcggatttttgtttcaacaaatcaattacaaaaaaaataaaaatatgtacatgtaaaaaattttaaaaactataggtgcaattttttcaaatatttttttttttttataatttaacgtttaaaacaaatccaaaaattattagacgtcgtcTAACTTCAGTTTCGTGAATTTAACTgacaattaacaaattttggatttttttttttttttttttttttttttttcaataaatcaattaggaaagaaaaaaaaataggcgcatgtagaaaatttaaaaaattttcttacaggtgcaatttttttaaatcttttttttttataatttatcgtttttaaaaaaattgaaaaattattagacgttggctAATTTCTGTATCatcaaaaaatccaaaaattacaattgtctgctaacttcaggatcataataattttttgatttttttaaagacgataaattgtaaaaaaaaattgcacttataatttttttttattttctacatgtgtataatcttagtttttttttgcaattaatttgttgaaaaaaaaaaatccaaaaattgttaattgtttactaacttcagtatcattttttccaatggataattttttaataaaaacaaaaaaaatgaacgtcTACCATTTTCACTGCcacgatttttaaatttattcaaaaattatttttattaatatcattaagaaatttatttactttaatataaattaaatcttaCGAAACAAAAGGTTGAAATGTTATCTCATACTCAAAATATTTAcgaaataagtaaataattttatctctgaagtcttaataaataattaattcataaacAATCGATACATAAAACCAAACTAACAAACAATAAATCTCCCCCGATTGTTAGCAAACATCAAGttctttaatttttcctcgaaaaaagtttctaatttccttaataaatttaaagatggAAGAATCCGGTACCATGAATGAGGATGGTGAGATTCAAATAACAAAGACATATATAGGCCCaagaaaaagttataataaattgaataaaaattcaaaatttaccaaCGAAAATTCCTGTGACAAAATAAACGAATGGAATCCCGATAAAGTCGATACctctattaatttaattggacATAAAGCAAAACAAATTGTGAAATCAAATGATTATAATCAACGCGTGGCtagtgattataaaaaaaaaataatgccgCTTAATCCCATTTCTAAAAGGCCTTTTTCGATGcacaatgaaaataataatagcagtATTGGGATAATTGGAGACGTTAATAATAAGTTTGATAGATTTGTTAATCCACCAAATAGTATAAGTACAGTAGCTTGTAATTCACAGTCACAATTTATTAGGCCGCCATATGTAATCTGTAGtgataacaaagaaaatattccCAGCTCTTATCTTATTCCatattttcaaagtttaaatttaaaaacagaaATGACAAATACTATTGGCAATGGAGTGCCACAAAGTTATACATTAAATGGAATAAATTACAATCAGAATCAAAGtcaaactcaaaattttcaaatgtgtaatcaaaaaaatttaatcatgaCATCAAATGTTCTgccaattaaacaaaattattccgatgttaattttaatgtttatcaGGAAAATTTTGGTATTGAACGTAACCAAACAACActtggttttaattttatcaaaacaaattcaaatttttataatcaacaaTTCTGTCCTATGAGATTAGATAATTTAACCTGCCCAGAAATTAGACTTCCATCTCCATTGGGTATTCAATGTAGTCAACGTTTCCCAATGcccttgaatattaaaaatgataatttgaataaatttggtAATCATAGTCAAGAATCATTGGTTAAGAATTCAACGGTTTGTTACCGACCTCAGTTTGACACAAAAGCATTTGGGTTAGGTAAACTCAATTCTATTCCAGTAAATTATTCAGAAAATCAAGGTCCCCGCCCTATTTTTAAATcacattattaaatatttttattgtatttaaatcattttttttattactgattatttttttttattgtcatcaaaaaattttttaaatatttaatcattcataatttaaagttcactactttttaaaaatttaaatattcgaaGCTCCTGtaggaaaaaatgttttacacgaattcttttttttttttttttttttttttattttaaagtaaattgatgtagaaaaataaaattaatttttcgaagaattaaaaaaatttgtgagtatgaatgtagcagaaaaatttaaaatcataaataaatagagaaaaattgaaaaaataatatttataaaaaatacacattaatttttgaattttttaaacgcgcattttttaaaaattttattttattaattatttactgtattattaattttgaatttgtctgtctgctacattcacacatactcattttattttatcaaaatttaaggatttttcttttttgtttttaaaaattatttatatcaattttttcagttttttttaaataatttgaagtacaaattaaattaaacatttttttcactagagcttttttttaaataaataagataattttttttaaaataattgtgtcgtgttttgaaaaaagaaaaaatattaaataattatttctataaatcTGACTATGATAGagtaattaaatcattttcatttgtaagtaactcataaatttttaattaaaaaaaaaaatgatgtatttaattaaatattttatatgcaTGCGAgttaaattgattttatcaAGGAATTGATgacaaaataatgattttttaaatccaatgaacata
This genomic interval from Microplitis mediator isolate UGA2020A chromosome 2, iyMicMedi2.1, whole genome shotgun sequence contains the following:
- the LOC130663556 gene encoding uncharacterized protein LOC130663556 — protein: MHNNLKKSNLWKNENSDNAKRSSKNYRHVYHINNMSNRRWDRSKNNSYDNQDPVKNEIKKETIEESIETNKKVLELQTTSGLDITQINGQRKLGPPRDWVGEPPSPECEVFVGNLPRNVYEDVLFPIFQKVGDIYEIRLMMDFSGTNRGYCFVMYTKPEYATKAIEELNEWPIQHKKKIGVVASVNNCRLCIGHLPADLDTENFTKKIYDTTEYVSKVSVYRSVNKQQKTALISFKTHIAAAMARRKLVPKRTDLFPGIELTIDWAHPNASMYNVMEESGTMNEDGEIQITKTYIGPRKSYNKLNKNSKFTNENSCDKINEWNPDKVDTSINLIGHKAKQIVKSNDYNQRVASDYKKKIMPLNPISKRPFSMHNENNNSSIGIIGDVNNKFDRFVNPPNSISTVACNSQSQFIRPPYVICSDNKENIPSSYLIPYFQSLNLKTEMTNTIGNGVPQSYTLNGINYNQNQSQTQNFQMCNQKNLIMTSNVLPIKQNYSDVNFNVYQENFGIERNQTTLGFNFIKTNSNFYNQQFCPMRLDNLTCPEIRLPSPLGIQCSQRFPMPLNIKNDNLNKFGNHSQESLVKNSTVCYRPQFDTKAFGLGKLNSIPVNYSENQGPRPIFKSHY